From one Gossypium hirsutum isolate 1008001.06 chromosome D08, Gossypium_hirsutum_v2.1, whole genome shotgun sequence genomic stretch:
- the LOC107916767 gene encoding allene oxide cyclase, chloroplastic, translated as MAASSFALRSTISSGIISNPRSKTLLPAANSSFKPVKSPSLTQTHKLFTFSAPKRAFTCKSQAIPSDNSAPDKVQELHIYEMNERDRGSPAYLRLSQKSVNSLGDLVPFSNKIYRGDLEKRIGITAGICILIEHKPEMKGDRYEAIFSFYFGDYGHIAVQGPYLTYQDTFLAIKGGSGIFEGVTGQVKLRQIVFPFKIFYTFYLKGIGELPEELLCKPVEPHPAVEAFPAAKACEPHAAIANFTN; from the exons ATGGCCGCTTCAAGCTTTGCTTTAAGATCCACCATTTCTTCTGGGATAATAAGTAACCCCAGATCAAAAACCTTGTTGCCTGCAGCTAATTCATCTTTCAAGCCCGTCAAAAGCCCTTCTTTAACTCAAACTCACAAGCTTTTCACTTTCTCGGCTCCCAAACGAGCTTTCACTTGCAAAAGCCAGGCTATTCCATCTGATAACTCAGCTCCTG ATAAAGTTCAAGAACTGCATATATATGAGATGAATGAGAGAGATCGTGGTAGTCCTGCTTATCTTCGTTTAAGTCAAAAATCTGTGAACTCACTTGGTGATCTTGTCCCTTTTAgcaacaaa ATATATAGGGGAGATTTGGAGAAACGAATAGGAATAACAGCAGGGATATGCATATTAATAGAGCACAAACCCGAAATGAAAGGTGATCGCTACGAGGCCATCTTCAGCTTTTACTTCGGGGACTACGGTCACATAGCAGTGCAGGGACCTTACTTGACTTACCAGGACACGTTTCTCGCTATTAAAGGTGGGTCAGGAATTTTTGAAGGTGTCACTGGTCAGGTGAAGCTCCGCCAAATTGTCTTCCCCTTCAAGATTTTCTACACGTTTTACTTGAAGGGGATCGGTGAGCTCCCAGAAGAGCTGCTTTGCAAGCCGGTTGAGCCTCACCCAGCTGTTGAAGCCTTTCCGGCTGCTAAGGCTTGTGAGCCACATGCTGCTATTGCAAATTTcactaattaa
- the LOC121220211 gene encoding allene oxide cyclase, chloroplastic — protein sequence MAASDKVQELHVYEMNERDRGSPAYLRLSQKPVNSLGDIVPFSNKIYRGDLEKRIGITAGMCILIEHKPELKGDRYEAIFSFYFGDYGHIAVQGPYLTYQDSYLAITGGSGIFEGVSGQVKLHQIVFPFKIFYTFYLKGIGELPEELLCKPVDPHPAVEAAPGAKACEPHAAIANFTN from the exons ATGGCCGCCTCGG ATAAAGTTCAAGAACTGCATGTATATGAGATGAATGAAAGAGATCGTGGTAGTCCAGCTTACCTTCGTTTAAGTCAGAAACCTGTTAACTCACTTGGTGATATTGTCCCTTTTAGCAACaaa ATATATAGGGGAGATTTGGAGAAACGGATAGGAATAACAGCAGGGATGTGTATATTGATAGAGCATAAACCCGAACTGAAAGGTGACCGCTACGAAGCCATCTTCAGCTTTTACTTCGGAGACTACGGTCACATAGCGGTGCAGGGACCTTACTTGACTTACCAGGACTCGTATCTCGCTATTACTGGTGGATCTGGCATTTTTGAAGGTGTCTCTGGTCAGGTCAAACTCCACCAAATCGTCTTCCCCTTTAAGATTTTCTACACTTTCTATTTGAAGGGAATTGGTGAACTCCCAGAAGAGCTGCTTTGCAAGCCGGTTGACCCACACCCAGCTGTTGAAGCCGCTCCGGGTGCTAAGGCTTGCGAGCCACATGCCGCCATTGCAAATTtcactaattaa